CCTCGGTGACGGCGTTCACCAGGTAGGCGCCGCGGCCCTGGTAGTGCTCGACCACCGTGGCCTGCGCGCCATCGCCGAGGGCGATGAGGTTCCGAGGGTGGCTGGCGGTGGACCCACCGCCGGCGTGCGAGCAGAACACGAGGTGCAGCGTGGGCTGGCACTTCACCCCAGCGTCGAGCTCCACCAGCGCGCCGTCGTCGAACAGGGCGGCGTTCAGCGCGACGAACGCGGGGCGGGCCCCCGCGCCGCCGACGCCGAGGCGCGGCTCGACCGCCGCGGGCCGCTCGCGCAGCGCCGCGGCGAGGCTCGAGAGCCGGACTCCGGCGGGGAGCCCCGCCAGGTCGCTCGCGGCGGGGTCCAGCCGGCCGTTCGCGAACACGAGCCGCGGCGCCGGCGGCAGGTCGGCGCCGGCGGCGCGCCCGGCGGGCGCGGGCGCGAAGGCCTGCGCCGCCAGCGGCGCCAGGTTGGTGAAGCGCCAGTCCTCGTCCTTCGCGGTGGGGAGCTTCCCCGCCAGGAAGGCGTCGCGCCCCGCGGCGCGCAGCGCGGCCAGGAAGCCGGGCTCCCCACCGCGCGGGAGCGCGAGCTGCGCCGCGAAGCTCTGCTCCGCGGTGTTCACGGGCGCGCCTCCGCCGGCGCCGTCCGCGGCGGCGGCTCCTTCTCGATCCAGCCGTAGCCCTTGTGCTCGAGCTCGAGCGCCAGCTCCGGGCCGCCGCTCGTCACGATGCGCCCGGCGGCCATCACGTGCACGTGGTCGGGCCTGATGTAGTCGAGGAGCCGCTGGTAGTGCGTCACGACGATCATCGCCCGGTCCTTCGACCGGAGCGCGTTGACGCCCTCCGCCACCACCCGCAGGGCGTCGATGTCGAGGCCGGAGTCGATCTCGTCGAGGACCGCCAGCTTCGGCTCCAGCACCGCCATCTGGACGATCTCGTTCCGCTTCTTCTCGCCGCCCGAGAACCCCTCGTTCACGCCGCGGTTGGCGAAGGAGGGATCCATCTTCACCAGCTTCATCTTCTCCTTGGCGAGCGCGAGGAAGT
The genomic region above belongs to Anaeromyxobacter diazotrophicus and contains:
- the sufC gene encoding Fe-S cluster assembly ATPase SufC, translated to MLSIQGLKAKVADKEILHGLDLEVGAGEVHAIMGPNGSGKSTLAGVLAGRDAYTVTGGRVLYQGEDLLALSPEKRAAQGVFLAFQYPVEIPGVANMYFLRTALNAIRKARGEEPLDAMDFLALAKEKMKLVKMDPSFANRGVNEGFSGGEKKRNEIVQMAVLEPKLAVLDEIDSGLDIDALRVVAEGVNALRSKDRAMIVVTHYQRLLDYIRPDHVHVMAAGRIVTSGGPELALELEHKGYGWIEKEPPPRTAPAEARP